Proteins found in one Aneurinibacillus uraniidurans genomic segment:
- a CDS encoding class I SAM-dependent methyltransferase, which translates to MIVTTPHEAGAAVIAQAQELARKWDVPFVERRKQPLSRLYVHSPDVLVVTEAGFKAHRQGEARPLFFHPGMAMLRIKRLRSGDTDAMVQAFALMPGDEVLDCTLGLAGDAIVASYAVGASGRVVGLESRSLLARVMTDGLIRYESGIQELDEAMRRIEVRNEQHLTFLAQCEDNSFDIVYFDPMFFVPIEASESISPLRPFADHTPLTEEAVAEAMRVARRRVVMKNHSRSPDFARLGFTRIPKAVERTFTYGIIDTGGDA; encoded by the coding sequence ATGATTGTAACAACACCGCACGAAGCGGGTGCGGCAGTAATTGCACAGGCGCAAGAGCTGGCACGGAAATGGGACGTGCCGTTCGTGGAACGCCGTAAGCAGCCGCTCTCTCGTCTATATGTACATAGCCCGGATGTGCTTGTGGTAACAGAAGCAGGGTTCAAAGCGCACCGTCAAGGAGAAGCGCGACCGCTGTTCTTTCATCCGGGAATGGCAATGCTTCGTATAAAACGCTTGCGTAGCGGCGATACTGATGCCATGGTTCAGGCGTTTGCCCTGATGCCGGGAGATGAGGTGCTTGATTGTACGCTTGGTCTCGCAGGAGATGCGATTGTTGCCTCGTACGCGGTAGGCGCTTCTGGACGTGTGGTGGGTCTAGAGTCGAGAAGCCTGCTGGCTCGTGTCATGACGGATGGACTGATCCGATACGAAAGCGGAATTCAGGAATTAGATGAGGCGATGCGCCGGATTGAAGTGCGGAATGAGCAGCATTTGACTTTTCTTGCACAATGTGAAGATAATAGTTTTGATATTGTATACTTTGATCCGATGTTTTTTGTGCCCATTGAGGCATCGGAGAGCATCTCTCCCCTGCGACCGTTCGCAGATCACACGCCGCTTACCGAGGAAGCGGTGGCGGAAGCGATGCGGGTGGCGCGTCGTCGCGTTGTGATGAAAAACCACAGTCGGAGCCCGGATTTTGCACGGCTTGGATTTACCCGCATTCCGAAGGCAGTAGAGCGTACCTTTACATATGGCATCATCGATACAGGAGGTGATGCGTGA
- a CDS encoding DUF4870 domain-containing protein, giving the protein MNTKPACIIIHASTFFAPIIVPLLFMLLAQDDYVKEKATEALLFHVMMIIAAGIAAILIIVLIGLVLVPIVGLIALYYPLKGIWYAIEERPFHYPIVHNWVR; this is encoded by the coding sequence ATGAATACAAAACCTGCCTGTATTATTATTCATGCAAGTACGTTTTTTGCTCCGATTATTGTGCCGCTTTTATTTATGCTGCTCGCGCAGGATGATTATGTGAAAGAGAAAGCGACGGAAGCGCTGCTGTTTCATGTGATGATGATAATTGCTGCGGGTATTGCCGCGATTCTTATCATTGTGCTAATTGGATTGGTGCTTGTGCCGATTGTTGGACTTATTGCCCTGTATTATCCGCTGAAAGGGATATGGTACGCCATTGAAGAGCGTCCTTTCCATTATCCGATTGTGCACAACTGGGTGCGATAA
- a CDS encoding 2TM domain-containing protein yields MEQDEKYLRAKKRVQALKGFYIHLVIFVLVNIGLFFIDLVFSRDSVWFYYPLFGWGIGLVAHGVAVLGFGGLFGPEWEKRKIEEFMEKE; encoded by the coding sequence GTGGAACAAGATGAGAAGTACCTTAGGGCGAAGAAAAGGGTGCAAGCATTAAAAGGTTTTTATATCCATCTGGTTATTTTTGTTTTGGTCAATATTGGTTTGTTTTTTATTGACTTGGTATTTTCCCGTGATAGTGTCTGGTTTTACTATCCCTTGTTTGGATGGGGAATTGGGTTAGTAGCACATGGTGTAGCGGTTTTAGGATTTGGAGGATTGTTCGGACCAGAATGGGAGAAAAGAAAAATTGAAGAGTTTATGGAAAAGGAGTAA
- the hfq gene encoding RNA chaperone Hfq, protein MANTINIQDTFLNHLRKENVPVTIYLVNGFQLRGLIKAFDNFTVVIDTEGKQQLVYKHAISTFLPQRPVSLMPDNATNN, encoded by the coding sequence ATGGCCAATACAATTAATATTCAGGATACGTTTCTTAATCATCTGCGGAAGGAAAACGTGCCTGTTACGATTTACCTCGTGAATGGGTTTCAACTACGTGGTCTGATTAAAGCGTTTGATAATTTTACAGTTGTGATTGATACGGAAGGTAAGCAGCAGCTTGTATACAAGCATGCGATCTCGACATTCCTCCCGCAGCGCCCGGTATCCCTGATGCCGGACAATGCGACTAACAACTAA
- a CDS encoding methionine ABC transporter permease: MFNGMDPQWDLYLPALQDTLYMVGLSVFFATLIGIPLGVLLVITRPGHIMEQRVVYQIVSTIINIIRSVPFIILLFAIIPFTKFVTGLFMTEGTFIFKEGAIVPLVVYAAPYIARLMESALLEVDAGIIEAFQAMGATRRQIIFKVMLKEARPSLVLAITIALIGLIDATAMAGGLISAGGLGNVAYTYGFQRWDTLVMVITVVILIVMVQCLQMIGNFIARSMRKD, encoded by the coding sequence ATGTTTAATGGAATGGACCCACAGTGGGATTTGTATCTTCCCGCGCTGCAGGACACGTTATACATGGTCGGCCTGTCGGTGTTTTTTGCTACACTCATCGGGATCCCGCTCGGCGTGCTGCTTGTGATCACACGCCCTGGCCACATTATGGAACAGCGTGTCGTGTACCAGATTGTTAGTACGATTATTAATATTATTCGTTCCGTGCCATTCATTATTCTGCTGTTTGCAATCATTCCGTTTACGAAGTTTGTAACAGGTTTATTTATGACAGAAGGAACGTTTATCTTTAAAGAAGGGGCGATCGTGCCGCTTGTTGTGTATGCAGCGCCTTATATCGCGCGTCTGATGGAGTCTGCTCTCTTAGAAGTAGATGCGGGCATCATTGAAGCGTTTCAGGCGATGGGAGCAACACGCCGTCAGATTATCTTTAAAGTAATGTTGAAAGAAGCACGTCCATCTTTAGTGCTTGCGATTACGATTGCATTGATTGGATTGATTGATGCTACGGCGATGGCAGGCGGACTGATTAGTGCAGGCGGACTTGGAAACGTAGCATATACGTACGGATTCCAACGCTGGGATACGCTGGTCATGGTCATCACGGTTGTTATTTTGATCGTCATGGTACAGTGTTTGCAAATGATCGGGAACTTCATTGCCCGCTCGATGCGTAAAGATTAA
- a CDS encoding tetraprenyl-beta-curcumene synthase family protein, translating into MYPKGPIRLMYRLYRHIFPAVKAEISRWRTQAEQIPDSELRRQALDSIKNKTFHCEGGCVYVSAEMERAPQLIRLIVAYQTISDYLDNLCDRSTSAEADNFTRLHQAMLDAVSGEHPRDVDYYYAYNAEKDDGGYLRDLVATCQAEIARLPQYALVRQYVIELASLYCDLQIHKHVTPEQRESRLFVWWQEKRHLAPLLEWQEFAAATGSTLGVFHLFQVASSHTLTAGRAQAIREAYFPWVCALHILLDYLIDLEEDQLGGDLNFISYYGNEQHIYRRLHYIVEQAQQHVEVLPDAKFHRMIIDGLLGLYLSDGKVRRQPMVRTVAHWMIRSGSLPAKFFFLNGRGYRGSKAILQAPPAGK; encoded by the coding sequence ATGTACCCAAAAGGACCGATACGCCTGATGTACCGCCTGTATCGTCATATCTTTCCGGCCGTAAAAGCGGAGATCAGCCGATGGCGCACACAGGCCGAACAAATCCCTGATTCTGAATTGCGCAGGCAGGCGCTTGATAGCATCAAAAATAAAACCTTTCACTGTGAAGGCGGCTGTGTGTATGTATCCGCAGAAATGGAACGTGCACCGCAGCTCATCCGATTAATCGTCGCGTATCAGACGATTAGTGATTATCTTGATAACTTGTGCGACCGTTCCACATCAGCGGAGGCGGATAATTTTACCCGACTTCATCAGGCGATGCTCGATGCGGTGAGCGGAGAGCATCCAAGAGATGTGGACTATTATTATGCGTATAACGCAGAAAAAGACGACGGCGGCTATTTGCGTGATCTCGTTGCGACATGCCAAGCCGAAATTGCTCGGCTTCCACAGTATGCTCTGGTGCGGCAGTACGTGATCGAACTGGCGTCTTTGTACTGTGATTTACAAATACATAAGCATGTGACACCTGAACAGCGGGAGTCGCGCCTGTTCGTCTGGTGGCAGGAGAAGCGGCATCTGGCTCCTCTTCTTGAATGGCAGGAGTTCGCGGCAGCTACTGGATCAACGCTTGGGGTGTTTCATCTGTTTCAGGTGGCCTCTTCACATACGCTTACTGCTGGACGTGCGCAGGCGATTCGTGAAGCATATTTTCCATGGGTATGTGCCTTGCACATCTTGCTTGATTATTTAATTGATTTAGAAGAGGACCAGCTTGGTGGAGACTTGAATTTCATCTCCTATTATGGAAATGAACAGCATATCTATCGTCGTCTGCATTACATCGTGGAGCAGGCACAGCAGCATGTCGAGGTGCTGCCAGATGCGAAATTTCATCGGATGATTATCGATGGTCTTCTTGGTCTGTATTTATCCGATGGCAAAGTGCGCCGTCAGCCGATGGTGCGCACGGTTGCCCACTGGATGATCCGTTCAGGCTCACTTCCGGCGAAGTTTTTCTTCCTGAATGGACGCGGCTATCGAGGCAGCAAAGCGATCTTACAGGCCCCACCAGCGGGCAAGTAG
- a CDS encoding methionine ABC transporter ATP-binding protein → MISIRNVVKTYGSGDTAVHAIKNATIEIEKGEIFGVIGFSGAGKSSLIRCVNLLERPTSGSVIINGTDLTKLSQDQLRQARRKIGMIFQHFNLLSSSTVFENVAAPLRLTKTPKADVQKKVNELLELVGLAHRAQAYPSQLSGGQKQRVAIARALANDPEILLCDEATSALDPQTTESILDLLLDINKKYDLTIMLITHEMHVVKKICDRVAVMEEGNVVEMGTVLELFSRPQQQTTKNFIRNIFDDQLPEGFLDRVQHVPGSRLVRLTFIGESTGHPVLAELTEKFQLKPNILFGHITQIKDTPFGYLVIAINGDSAVLDNAVEYVKQQGIGAEVIEHV, encoded by the coding sequence TTGATTTCCATTCGCAATGTAGTTAAAACATACGGCAGTGGCGACACGGCTGTTCATGCGATTAAAAACGCTACGATTGAAATTGAGAAAGGCGAGATTTTTGGAGTAATCGGCTTTAGTGGTGCCGGAAAAAGCTCGCTGATCCGTTGTGTTAATTTGCTTGAACGCCCGACATCCGGTTCGGTTATTATTAACGGGACGGATCTGACAAAACTATCACAAGATCAGCTGCGCCAGGCCCGCCGCAAGATCGGCATGATTTTTCAGCATTTTAACTTACTATCCTCTAGCACCGTGTTTGAGAATGTAGCAGCACCGCTTCGTCTGACGAAAACACCAAAAGCAGACGTTCAGAAAAAAGTAAACGAGCTGCTCGAACTTGTTGGTCTAGCGCATCGTGCGCAAGCGTATCCATCCCAGTTATCTGGTGGTCAGAAGCAGCGTGTGGCGATTGCGCGTGCGCTTGCGAACGATCCGGAAATTTTGCTGTGCGATGAGGCAACCTCTGCCCTCGATCCGCAAACAACAGAGTCCATTCTTGACCTTTTGCTTGATATTAATAAGAAATACGACTTGACGATCATGCTCATTACGCATGAGATGCATGTTGTGAAGAAGATTTGTGATCGGGTAGCGGTTATGGAAGAAGGAAACGTGGTCGAGATGGGGACCGTTCTCGAACTATTCTCTCGTCCACAGCAGCAGACGACCAAAAACTTTATTCGTAATATTTTTGATGATCAGCTTCCGGAAGGTTTTCTGGATCGAGTACAGCATGTGCCTGGGAGCCGTCTTGTGCGTCTAACGTTTATTGGCGAAAGCACCGGGCATCCGGTATTAGCTGAGTTGACAGAGAAGTTTCAATTGAAGCCGAATATTTTGTTTGGCCACATTACCCAAATTAAGGACACGCCATTCGGCTATCTCGTCATTGCCATTAATGGGGATAGTGCGGTGCTTGATAACGCAGTAGAGTATGTGAAGCAGCAAGGAATTGGAGCGGAGGTGATTGAGCATGTTTAA
- a CDS encoding pyridoxal phosphate-dependent aminotransferase encodes MSFIPSDAMNRLPTQFFAGLTRNVHRIVQAGHDVINVGQGNPDQPTPPHIVAAMQREAANPLHHKYSPFQGRDELKEAIAHWYKQERGVELDPYTEVAILFGGKVGLVELSNIFLNPGDVCLVPDPGYPDYWSGVAMAGGVMEMMPLRAENDFRPDFTKIAPDVADRAKMMFLNYPNNPTGAVATPELIEEAVRFCLDHNILLVHDYAYGTIGFDGVTPPSFLAHPDMKQAGIEVYTLSKTYNMAGWRVGFALGNAEVIRLINLYQDHYFVSLFGAVQMAAVEALTASQQCVYDLCAKYESRRNALYNALQRIGWQAKPSSGSFFAWLPVPDGYTSSSFADLLLNEAHVAVAPGVGFGAEGEGYVRVGLLVDEPRLEEAAERIAQLQLFR; translated from the coding sequence ATGAGTTTTATACCTTCGGACGCGATGAACCGACTGCCGACACAGTTTTTTGCCGGTTTGACCCGGAATGTACACCGCATCGTGCAGGCAGGACATGATGTCATTAATGTAGGACAAGGAAATCCTGATCAGCCCACACCGCCGCATATTGTCGCAGCGATGCAGCGGGAGGCAGCGAATCCGCTGCACCATAAATATTCGCCTTTCCAAGGGCGGGATGAACTGAAAGAAGCGATTGCGCACTGGTATAAGCAGGAGCGCGGTGTAGAACTTGATCCGTATACGGAAGTGGCGATTTTATTTGGCGGCAAGGTGGGACTTGTTGAGTTAAGCAACATTTTCTTAAATCCAGGCGACGTCTGCCTTGTACCAGATCCGGGTTATCCAGATTATTGGTCTGGTGTGGCGATGGCAGGTGGGGTAATGGAAATGATGCCGCTGCGTGCTGAAAACGATTTTCGCCCGGATTTTACGAAAATTGCCCCTGATGTTGCGGATCGGGCCAAGATGATGTTTCTAAACTATCCGAACAATCCAACAGGTGCGGTGGCGACGCCAGAACTGATCGAGGAAGCGGTACGGTTCTGCCTTGATCACAACATTTTGCTCGTACATGACTATGCGTACGGTACGATTGGATTCGATGGGGTGACACCGCCAAGCTTCCTTGCTCATCCAGATATGAAGCAGGCCGGGATTGAGGTATATACGTTGTCTAAAACGTACAATATGGCTGGGTGGCGTGTTGGATTTGCGCTTGGAAATGCAGAAGTCATTCGGCTGATCAATTTGTATCAGGATCATTATTTTGTCAGTCTATTCGGGGCGGTACAGATGGCGGCGGTCGAAGCGTTAACCGCTTCCCAGCAGTGTGTGTATGATCTGTGTGCCAAATACGAGTCGCGCCGCAATGCCTTGTATAACGCATTACAGCGCATCGGCTGGCAGGCAAAGCCATCATCTGGTTCCTTTTTTGCCTGGCTGCCGGTTCCAGATGGATATACATCATCGTCATTTGCTGATCTGCTGCTGAACGAAGCGCATGTAGCCGTTGCTCCAGGAGTTGGCTTTGGAGCAGAAGGAGAAGGGTATGTGCGTGTTGGACTGCTCGTGGATGAACCGCGTCTTGAAGAGGCAGCAGAGCGGATTGCACAGTTACAATTGTTCAGATAA
- a CDS encoding DUF3993 domain-containing protein has product MKKTTPYKKIFLCLIILILQITLVKLPIVNAKSSTSTLSNLTNKEFVSHQIDNVRDLDSIFYLKFTYDKNNIVKGTLLQTDLGGLKFSSYATEVEFSGTKKGNSLAIKVNERYPYMAGAFIDGNFTITNNKIVGNGDTFIQSSRKEYERIKADLKERNSVFFTLFNGSKLQYQVINLASSYNGVSQETIEKTLQPNFTSRFINELLRTELQKKGSKWFAVETEFTILDKFTYGHKTKVTYSTDKKKAYVSEYIIDNGYGNYTETVTLLKSGNSWKIDWVQVK; this is encoded by the coding sequence ATGAAAAAAACAACACCTTATAAAAAAATATTCCTATGCCTTATTATTTTAATACTTCAAATTACACTAGTAAAATTACCAATAGTAAATGCTAAAAGCAGTACAAGTACGCTTTCAAATCTTACAAATAAAGAGTTCGTCAGCCATCAAATTGATAATGTAAGAGATTTAGATTCAATTTTTTATTTAAAGTTTACATATGATAAAAATAATATCGTGAAAGGAACGTTGTTACAAACGGACCTTGGTGGTTTAAAATTTTCTAGTTACGCAACGGAAGTTGAATTCTCTGGAACCAAGAAAGGGAACTCTTTAGCAATTAAAGTTAACGAACGGTACCCTTACATGGCCGGTGCTTTTATAGATGGGAATTTTACTATTACAAATAATAAAATTGTAGGTAATGGTGATACATTTATTCAGTCATCCCGGAAGGAATATGAAAGGATTAAAGCTGACTTAAAAGAACGAAACAGTGTATTTTTCACACTGTTCAATGGATCCAAATTACAATATCAAGTAATCAATCTAGCTAGTAGCTACAATGGTGTATCTCAAGAAACCATCGAAAAAACTTTACAACCTAATTTTACATCTCGTTTTATCAACGAATTACTACGAACAGAGTTACAAAAAAAAGGAAGTAAATGGTTTGCTGTGGAGACAGAGTTCACGATTCTAGACAAATTTACATATGGTCATAAAACTAAAGTTACCTACTCTACAGACAAGAAAAAAGCGTATGTCTCAGAATATATAATTGATAATGGTTATGGAAATTATACTGAAACTGTAACCTTATTAAAGTCAGGTAACAGTTGGAAAATAGATTGGGTTCAAGTAAAATAA
- a CDS encoding polysaccharide deacetylase family protein: MKKVTAVVLFVLLMCVTLYHVSGETKPKLPDTGVVVLGYHHLLRDEENKKFRDNPSVLSVAAFERQMSFLHEAGYHTATLPQLQEYVEGKIKLPHRTVVLTFDDGYRSNYRYAYPILKKYGYTATIFAIGDAIQDRNSGFHPDELDYISRDDMPKYVDVFDIQSHTYAMHNKTLWISNMIMKPKAAVLADLLKSKEMFHARYFAYPYGSYTAETVKMVKQAGYELAFTTKYGKVQPGDPPLMLKRILVHPGITDQQFKAIFSD; encoded by the coding sequence ATGAAAAAGGTAACAGCAGTCGTTCTATTCGTGCTGCTCATGTGTGTGACGCTGTATCATGTATCTGGAGAAACAAAACCAAAACTGCCGGATACGGGCGTTGTGGTACTCGGGTATCATCATCTGCTGCGGGACGAAGAAAATAAGAAGTTTCGCGACAATCCATCTGTATTATCGGTGGCAGCGTTCGAGCGCCAGATGTCGTTCTTGCATGAAGCAGGCTATCATACAGCTACCCTTCCGCAGCTGCAGGAATATGTAGAAGGAAAAATAAAGTTGCCGCACCGGACGGTCGTGCTGACATTTGATGATGGGTATCGCAGCAACTATCGGTACGCGTACCCGATCTTGAAAAAGTACGGATATACCGCCACGATATTTGCTATTGGCGATGCGATTCAAGATCGTAACTCTGGCTTTCATCCAGATGAACTTGATTATATTAGCCGGGATGATATGCCAAAATATGTGGACGTCTTCGACATTCAATCGCACACGTATGCCATGCATAATAAAACATTGTGGATTAGCAACATGATTATGAAACCGAAGGCTGCGGTGCTTGCCGATCTGCTAAAATCGAAAGAGATGTTTCATGCTCGTTATTTCGCCTATCCGTATGGCTCGTATACAGCGGAAACCGTTAAGATGGTCAAACAGGCAGGATATGAACTGGCATTTACGACGAAATATGGGAAAGTGCAGCCTGGTGATCCACCGCTCATGCTCAAGCGCATTCTTGTTCATCCAGGTATAACTGATCAGCAGTTTAAAGCAATTTTTTCTGATTGA
- a CDS encoding spore coat protein yields MPNNIAGHGLTDREMMQLCLELEKARIRSSSSALMETSHEELRRIYTRSFETACTNQQQLFTAMQQQGLYQVAQATAEQINAVQHTMQNNLDPGSRL; encoded by the coding sequence ATGCCGAATAATATCGCAGGGCATGGCTTGACGGATCGGGAAATGATGCAGCTATGTCTCGAACTGGAAAAAGCACGCATTCGCAGCAGCAGTAGTGCGCTTATGGAGACGAGCCATGAAGAGTTACGCCGCATTTATACACGCAGCTTTGAGACAGCCTGTACGAATCAGCAGCAGCTATTTACCGCGATGCAGCAGCAAGGACTCTATCAAGTAGCGCAGGCGACAGCAGAACAGATCAATGCAGTTCAGCACACGATGCAGAATAACTTAGATCCGGGAAGCAGACTATAA
- the miaA gene encoding tRNA (adenosine(37)-N6)-dimethylallyltransferase MiaA encodes MTTNSRQRVLAIVGPTSVGKTALSLELAARHDGEIISGDSMQFYRGMDIGTAKATAEERMRVPHHMIDICRPDEEFTVADFQRRTTELIAQLNENRKLPMLVGGTGLYVQSVLYEYQFSQAGQDDAYRAELEQFVDVHGREALHARLAKIDPVTAARLHPNDVKRVIRALEIHHLTGRSMAEHQERSERSPYDLLMIGLTMDRALLYERINLRVDMMIEQGLIEEVAGLLEQGYDASLRSMQALGYKEIIAYLQGHMTREAAIELVKKRTRNFAKRQLTWFRAMKDIVWFDLTPGTDLAGTYEAIYKLTEGKFGQAPNI; translated from the coding sequence ATGACAACAAATAGCAGGCAGCGTGTTCTGGCGATTGTCGGCCCCACATCCGTTGGCAAGACGGCGCTCAGCTTAGAGCTTGCGGCTAGACATGATGGAGAGATCATCTCCGGCGACTCGATGCAGTTCTACCGTGGGATGGATATCGGGACTGCCAAGGCGACTGCAGAAGAACGAATGCGTGTGCCCCATCATATGATCGACATTTGCCGCCCTGATGAAGAATTTACAGTTGCGGATTTCCAACGACGAACGACGGAATTAATCGCACAGTTGAACGAAAACAGGAAGCTGCCGATGCTTGTAGGCGGTACTGGCCTGTACGTGCAGTCGGTGTTGTACGAGTATCAGTTCTCGCAAGCAGGGCAAGATGATGCGTATCGTGCTGAGCTCGAACAGTTTGTCGATGTACATGGACGAGAGGCGCTTCATGCTAGGCTTGCGAAGATTGATCCGGTGACAGCTGCCAGACTGCATCCAAATGATGTGAAACGCGTAATTCGTGCGCTTGAGATTCACCATTTGACTGGGCGGTCGATGGCGGAACATCAGGAGCGGAGCGAGCGGTCGCCATATGATCTTCTGATGATTGGCTTAACAATGGATCGAGCTCTTCTGTATGAGCGTATTAACCTGCGGGTTGATATGATGATAGAGCAGGGGCTGATAGAGGAAGTAGCCGGACTGCTTGAGCAGGGGTATGATGCCTCCTTGCGCTCTATGCAGGCGCTAGGATACAAAGAAATTATCGCCTATCTTCAGGGACATATGACACGCGAGGCGGCGATTGAACTTGTGAAGAAGCGGACGCGCAACTTTGCGAAGCGTCAGCTGACATGGTTCCGGGCGATGAAGGATATCGTCTGGTTTGATCTTACACCGGGTACAGACCTTGCGGGGACTTATGAAGCAATTTATAAGTTAACGGAAGGAAAGTTCGGACAAGCGCCGAATATATAA
- a CDS encoding cohesin domain-containing protein produces the protein MKRPYKLLASLSIATLLFSGSNFVLAADEYTEDLTNPNGNIKASSAWSSSFTAQKAFDNRSDTYTWATKEGVPTGWLEYEFDVPKKISKYTLRTRTQLVVPGETPKTWDFEAFDGQKWIVLDHQENITNWKNRNEFVFDNDKAYSKYRINISANNGARNYVTIEEVEMMEKIAPPVTTAPTLDIQAPQTTVAGGTEFTTYAIVKNAKDLYAEDVKVKYDTNLFEFVKAEPASTGLHIYHEKQEAPGELRFIVASNGEQYGVNGEAQLLKLTFKAKNVPGKGKIDISAGLVADSKGTEVEPTVDGEEITVTGGFDADVNGDGKYSLGDVAIAGFHHSKDKAQWTNPKADVDKNDKVEDNDLVLIVQKILNP, from the coding sequence GTGAAAAGACCTTATAAATTACTAGCTTCACTTAGTATTGCTACATTATTGTTCTCTGGGTCAAATTTTGTGTTAGCCGCTGATGAGTATACAGAAGATTTAACTAATCCTAACGGTAATATAAAAGCTAGCAGTGCATGGAGCTCTTCTTTTACTGCACAAAAAGCCTTTGATAATAGAAGTGATACATACACTTGGGCTACTAAAGAAGGGGTTCCTACAGGTTGGTTAGAGTATGAATTTGATGTTCCTAAAAAAATATCTAAATATACTTTGAGAACTAGGACGCAGCTGGTTGTCCCAGGAGAAACACCAAAAACATGGGACTTCGAAGCCTTTGATGGTCAAAAATGGATTGTTTTGGATCATCAAGAAAATATAACAAATTGGAAAAATAGGAATGAATTCGTATTCGATAATGATAAGGCATACTCTAAATATAGAATCAATATATCGGCTAACAATGGAGCTAGAAACTATGTAACTATTGAAGAAGTAGAAATGATGGAGAAAATCGCTCCTCCTGTCACCACAGCACCAACTCTTGATATCCAAGCTCCACAAACGACTGTAGCTGGCGGAACAGAGTTCACAACATACGCTATCGTTAAAAACGCTAAAGACCTATACGCTGAGGATGTAAAAGTTAAGTACGATACAAATCTTTTCGAATTCGTAAAGGCAGAACCAGCAAGCACTGGCTTACATATTTACCATGAGAAGCAAGAAGCACCTGGTGAGCTGCGATTCATCGTAGCAAGTAATGGTGAGCAATATGGAGTGAACGGGGAAGCGCAACTGCTGAAGCTAACGTTCAAAGCGAAGAACGTCCCAGGCAAAGGGAAAATTGATATTTCCGCTGGTCTAGTAGCTGACTCCAAAGGTACTGAGGTAGAACCAACTGTTGACGGTGAGGAAATTACGGTAACAGGTGGCTTCGATGCCGATGTTAATGGAGATGGTAAGTATAGCTTGGGTGATGTAGCTATTGCCGGATTCCATCACTCCAAAGATAAAGCTCAGTGGACAAACCCGAAAGCTGACGTCGATAAAAACGATAAAGTAGAAGATAATGACCTGGTGCTGATCGTACAGAAAATCCTGAATCCGTAA